In a single window of the Acyrthosiphon pisum isolate AL4f chromosome X, pea_aphid_22Mar2018_4r6ur, whole genome shotgun sequence genome:
- the LOC100571229 gene encoding E3 ubiquitin-protein ligase Topors-like: MEILNNKPTGRPSTPDPQCSICLNELTNKCYTNVCVHLFCFDCLQWWSNTCLQRCSSSEPTCPLCKQTFRYIYHSIDDKGAFETYTVPIVTSPSTVTDVSEQVANINRMIIQSILSMGHRPQRMRPFWRPSVDEAGNSHLQLYHRQPQNLPFTNPNLPINGQRTRIQVYVDNVWAVPLPNIDDRFRHGTIAFYRNHPTQMHRLRTFVLRDLVAIRESVRFEGQPVYYPANTDLHATNLIISSLPNCEIRRLHLIENLRSFLSVHGVHFCHELYNFAQSIFEIGDYDNHVQYSHTIQDTDFNALFQDEQSIPIHVVQNSNNEELQSPNIIEDSSSSDSENNSDVEIISVSFRTTDPLNSDSINQPSTSTGIRDSLDRPNNSCQSVNGGLSQVSYSSRVKRGRPNSDESDDEESRIATQGSQTANLKSRDVNNKKKKKH; encoded by the exons ATGGAAATTCTTAATAACAAACCTACTGGGCGGCCTTCCACACCAGATCCACAATGTTCAATTTGTTTGAATGAATTGACCAATAAATGTTATACCAATGTATGTgtgcatttattttgttttgattgtttaCAATGGTGGTCAAATACGTGCTTACAGCGATGTTCAAGT tCAGAACCAACTTGTCCATTATGTAAGCAAACATTCAGATACATTTATCATTCAATTGATGATAAAGGCGCTTTTGAAACATATACTGTTCCTATAGTAACGAG CCCATCAACTGTTACGGATGTGAGTGAACAAGTAGCAAATATTAACAG AATGATCATACAAAGTATTTTAAGTATGGGTCATAGACCCCAAAGAATGAGGCCATTTTGGAGGCCGAGTGTGGATGAAGCGGGCAACAGTCATCTTCAATTATATCATCGCCAGCCTCAGAACTTACCATTCACAAATCCTAATTTACCAATCaatg GTCAAAGAACAAGAATACAAGTGTATGTTGATAATGTGTGGGCTGTACCATTACCTAATATAGATGACCGTTTTAGACATGGTACCATAGCCTTCTAtcg AAATCATCCAACACAAATGCACAGATTGCGTACATTCGTTCTTAGAGATCTTGTAGCCATAAGGGAATCTGTTAGATTTGAAGGTCAGCCCGTGTATTACCCTGCCAACACTGATTTGCATGCGACAAATTTGATAATATCATCACTTCCAAATTGTGAAATAAGACGGTTACATTTGATCGAAAACTTAAGGAGTTTTCTGAGTGTGCATGGAGTACACTTTTGCCACGAACTGTACAATTTTGCTCAGAGTATATTTGAAATTGGTGACTATGATAACCATGTTCAATATTCACATACTATTCAGGATActgattttaat GCTTTATTTCAAGATGAACAATCTATACCAATCCATGTTGTACAGAATTCAAATAATGAAGAACTTCAAAGCCCAAATATAATAGAAGATAGTTCTAGCTCCGACTCTGAGAACAACTCTGATGTTGAAATTATAAGTGTCTCCTTCCGTACTACCGATCCACTTAATTCGGACTCTATTAACCAACCATCTACATCTACTGGAATTCGAGATTCATTAGATAGACCAAACAATAG TTGTCAATCCGTAAATGGTGGATTATCTCAAGTGTCATATTCATCTCGAGTAAAAAGAGGCAGGCCCAATTCAGATGAATCAGACGATGAAGAATCAAGAATTGCTACTCAAGGTTCTCAAACTGCTAATTTAAAATCTCGAGATGttaataacaaaaagaaaaagaaacacTAA